Part of the Nostoc edaphicum CCNP1411 genome, AACTGCTGTTACCTCATATCCACTTCCTCCTCCTCCTGTTATGCTATCTTTTCCGCTAGACCCCACTTTCGCTAAGTAAGTTCTAGTAATTTTCCTTACAGTACCAAAGTCAACAAGTGCCAGATTACCAGTTGGTTGATAAATAATATTTGTTGGTTTAATATCTCTATGGAAATATCCTATCTTGTGTACATGATCAAGAATGTCCAGCAATTGCAACATCCATTCTAGTGCTACATTTTGAGAAATTTTGCCATTCGTTTCTAACCACTGTTGTAAATTCTCTCCTTCCATCTTCTCCATTACTAAGCAATGCAATTCTAGGCGTGGTTCCTTTGGTAGTGTAAAAGTAAAGTAATCACTACTAGCAGCTTGAGGAATTCCCGGATGAGATAAGTTGATTAATGCTAGTACTTCTCGTCGCACTAGTTCAACGTATTTAGGTTCATTCCACCTTAATACTTTCATCACTCTTGTTCGAGGTTTTGTTCCCCATTTTGGCTCAATATCTTCAACCTCGAAAACATCCGTATAGCTATCTATATCTTTTTCTAAAGGGCGTAATGGGTGTAGCAAGCGGATACGCTCATTTATTAGCAAGGGGGTTCCGCAGGCTAAACAGTTTCCAATATCATCAGGGTTATAGCGCTGATTACAAAGGTGATTTATGCAGTAAACCACTTTTACTCCTGAATATGATTACTTGCTTTTAAGCCATTAAGTTTGTTATTTGAACTATTAAAATTTTTATAGATTAAACTTAATGGATCGACTAAAATATACTTTCTAATAGCTGGTTCTAAACTATAAGAAACTTCATCTTTAGCAGATTTCTGATTTATTTCAATTAAACAACGCTGTTCTAAAACCTCTATAGCATCCATCATATTAGAAATTGAAATTTCACAATTATTTTTTCCCCTAATAATATTAATTACATCTGAAAACTTCAATGGAGGTAGTTCTTCTGATGTATGTTCTGCTAAACAAAGCAAAATTTGTTTTTGAATATCATTTAAAAGTCCATTTTCTCCAAATTGTTGATTTAACATCTTCAAAATATTTTCGCTAATCAAAGTAGTCTTGTAATCCAAAAATTTGCTTATATCCCCTCCAAAAAATTTATTTATCCGGTTGGCAACTAATTCTAAAAGTGATGGATTTGCACGGTAAATTTTAATCAGTTTTTTACATTCCTTTTCTCCTTTCAAATCTTTTTTACGTAATATTTGCATTGCTGCATTTTCTTCTAAACCTTGTATCTGCACGTATGCTGGTAGGAGAGTTGTAGCCGTGTAAGCAATTTGATCTAAAGGTAACTGACTCGTCACTATTATGCAGCTTTGATGCTGCTCTTCTATAAGACGACGAAATAAATTTCCACACTCTATTTTTTTCTCAAATACCTCTATTTGTGCTAAACCTTCCAGCCCATCTAATATTAGTAAACAGCGATATATTTTTAATTGATCTAATATCAAACCAAGTTTAAATTCCCTAGATTTATTTTCTATTTTTAAATTTAATACTTTAATTATTTCATCTAAAACATCCTCAAGTGAAGAACCATAATTGATACTTTTCCAGATGACACAATCGTATGAATTTGGTTCCTCTAAAAGTAATTCTTCAACTATTTTGGCAGCAACAAAAGTTTTTCCAGTACCCGCAGATCCAAACAAATATACACAATGATGCTTAAAAAGCTTAATTTGGTTTTTTAAATAATTAATTTCTTTTTCTCGCCCATAAAACAAATTTATTTTAGGCAACTCTCCATAAATTTTAGTCTTACCTATTAAACTATCGTTTTTATTAAGATAATCTTTTTTTACTATTTCAAGCAAAACATTTTTCACAGTTGCTTTTTTTATTTGTACTCCATCACCAATAACTTCAGAAAGCATTGTCCATAAGTTTGGGCCTACTGCTGTCCGCAAATAATGCATATTATA contains:
- a CDS encoding NACHT domain-containing protein; this translates as MDSYKNLDIEKIIEGLDGQVFESTGKHLSKAEIAIIKGAWNGQDYQEIAANSGYNMHYLRTAVGPNLWTMLSEVIGDGVQIKKATVKNVLLEIVKKDYLNKNDSLIGKTKIYGELPKINLFYGREKEINYLKNQIKLFKHHCVYLFGSAGTGKTFVAAKIVEELLLEEPNSYDCVIWKSINYGSSLEDVLDEIIKVLNLKIENKSREFKLGLILDQLKIYRCLLILDGLEGLAQIEVFEKKIECGNLFRRLIEEQHQSCIIVTSQLPLDQIAYTATTLLPAYVQIQGLEENAAMQILRKKDLKGEKECKKLIKIYRANPSLLELVANRINKFFGGDISKFLDYKTTLISENILKMLNQQFGENGLLNDIQKQILLCLAEHTSEELPPLKFSDVINIIRGKNNCEISISNMMDAIEVLEQRCLIEINQKSAKDEVSYSLEPAIRKYILVDPLSLIYKNFNSSNNKLNGLKASNHIQE